The Polaribacter tangerinus genome has a segment encoding these proteins:
- the cdaA gene encoding diadenylate cyclase CdaA, with translation MFDFIEFSLLDVLDILLVATLLYYIYKLLKSTVAINIVVGIAFIFLIWQITQALKMEMLSGILGYLLSGGVIALIIVFQQEIRKFLLMIGTTNFTNKRSFLKQLKFLQTEISSEIDTETIIEACSKMSSSKTGALIVIERTNNLDFLINTGDKMNAQLNEAILQSIFYKNSPLHDGALIIRDNYIVATRVVLPISDSIKIPARFGLRHRAAIGVSEKTDAICLLVSEETGEISYIKDGGFELYENLIDLNEKLKKDVM, from the coding sequence ATGTTCGATTTTATTGAATTTTCTTTATTAGATGTTTTAGACATTTTATTAGTGGCTACACTACTCTACTATATTTACAAACTTTTAAAGAGCACTGTTGCCATTAATATAGTTGTTGGTATTGCTTTTATCTTTCTTATTTGGCAAATTACACAAGCATTAAAAATGGAAATGCTAAGTGGTATTTTAGGCTATTTACTCTCTGGTGGAGTAATTGCGTTAATTATTGTTTTTCAGCAAGAAATTCGCAAGTTTTTGTTAATGATTGGAACTACTAATTTTACCAACAAGAGAAGTTTTCTTAAACAATTAAAATTTTTACAAACAGAAATTAGTTCAGAAATAGATACCGAAACTATTATAGAGGCTTGCTCTAAAATGAGTAGCTCTAAAACTGGGGCACTAATTGTAATAGAAAGAACCAATAATTTAGATTTCTTAATTAATACTGGCGATAAAATGAATGCGCAATTAAATGAGGCAATTTTACAAAGTATTTTTTACAAGAACAGTCCATTACACGACGGCGCCTTAATTATAAGAGACAATTATATTGTTGCTACAAGAGTTGTGCTACCTATTTCCGATAGTATAAAAATACCTGCTCGTTTTGGTCTTAGACACAGAGCAGCTATAGGAGTGTCTGAAAAAACGGATGCTATTTGTTTGCTTGTTTCAGAAGAAACTGGAGAGATATCTTACATTAAAGATGGTGGTTTTGAACTTTATGAAAACCTTATTGATTTGAATGAAAAACTAAAAAAAGACGTGATGTAA
- a CDS encoding ABC transporter ATP-binding protein, translating to MANKTGNAFDMDIFLRLMSFAKKYKVNFFIAASATILLAGVALLTPLILKETVDLYITNKDADGLLRNILLMLGILMGEVLLRFVFIYYANWVGQHIIRDIRAKIFRHILQFRMSYFDKNSVGKLVTRVVSDIETIAAFFSSGVFTIVSDVLQMIAVIVVMFVLNWELALIAIAVLPILLYATKVFQKAIKATFQEVRNQVANLNGFVQERVTGMKIVQLFNRENIEYSNFKEINNKHKKAHIKTIWYFSIFFPIAEILSSIGIGLIVWFGSKQVVSGSVPGPGTVMAYVQMAQMLFRPLRQIADKFNQLQMGIVSGERVFKIIDTDSAISKNGTLKAENLKGAISFKEVHFSYVENEPVLKGINLEVKAGQTIAIVGATGAGKSTIINLINRFYEIDGGVIKVDDVAIDKYQLESLREQVAVVLQDVFLFSDSILNNITLKDATISKETVIAAAKQIGIHKFIMSLPNGYDYNVKERGAMLSSGQRQLIAFLRAYVSKPSILILDEATSSVDAHSEQMIQFATETITKGRTSIVIAHRLATIKQADKIIVMDKGLIVEQGTHQELIEREKGYYKNLYDKQFSLEVAS from the coding sequence TTGGCAAATAAAACAGGAAATGCTTTTGATATGGACATTTTTTTGCGACTTATGAGTTTCGCAAAAAAATACAAAGTCAATTTTTTTATTGCAGCGAGTGCAACCATTCTTTTAGCAGGAGTGGCCTTGTTAACACCACTTATTTTAAAAGAAACGGTAGATTTATATATTACCAACAAAGATGCCGATGGTTTATTGCGCAATATACTTTTAATGCTCGGTATTTTAATGGGAGAAGTGTTGTTAAGATTTGTGTTTATTTATTACGCAAATTGGGTTGGTCAGCATATAATTCGAGATATTAGAGCAAAAATATTTAGGCATATTTTGCAATTCCGCATGTCTTATTTTGATAAGAACTCTGTAGGGAAATTAGTTACTAGAGTTGTTTCAGATATAGAAACTATTGCTGCTTTTTTTAGTAGTGGTGTATTTACAATTGTAAGTGATGTATTGCAAATGATTGCTGTAATAGTGGTAATGTTTGTACTAAACTGGGAGTTGGCACTAATAGCAATTGCTGTTTTACCAATACTTTTGTACGCAACAAAAGTTTTTCAAAAAGCTATTAAAGCCACGTTTCAGGAGGTAAGAAATCAAGTAGCTAATTTAAATGGTTTTGTACAAGAGCGAGTTACAGGAATGAAAATTGTACAATTATTTAATAGAGAAAATATTGAGTATAGTAATTTTAAAGAAATAAACAACAAGCATAAAAAAGCACACATAAAAACTATTTGGTATTTCTCTATTTTTTTTCCTATTGCAGAAATTTTATCATCAATAGGTATTGGTTTAATAGTATGGTTTGGTAGCAAGCAAGTAGTTTCGGGCAGTGTTCCTGGCCCAGGTACGGTAATGGCTTATGTACAAATGGCACAAATGCTATTTAGACCCTTAAGGCAAATTGCCGATAAGTTTAACCAATTACAAATGGGAATTGTCTCAGGAGAGCGTGTTTTTAAAATTATTGATACCGATAGTGCAATTTCTAAAAACGGAACATTGAAAGCAGAAAACTTAAAAGGAGCGATTTCTTTTAAAGAGGTTCATTTTAGTTATGTAGAAAATGAACCAGTTTTAAAAGGCATTAACCTAGAGGTAAAAGCTGGGCAAACTATTGCAATTGTTGGTGCTACGGGAGCAGGAAAATCTACCATTATCAACTTAATAAATCGTTTTTACGAGATTGACGGTGGTGTTATTAAAGTTGATGATGTGGCTATAGACAAGTATCAATTAGAAAGTTTAAGAGAACAAGTAGCAGTTGTGCTACAAGATGTTTTTTTATTCTCAGATTCTATTCTAAATAATATAACTTTAAAAGATGCTACTATTTCTAAAGAGACAGTAATAGCAGCTGCTAAACAAATAGGAATCCATAAATTTATTATGTCTTTGCCAAACGGTTATGACTATAATGTTAAAGAACGAGGTGCCATGTTGTCTTCTGGCCAACGCCAACTTATTGCCTTTTTACGTGCTTATGTAAGTAAACCGAGTATTTTAATTTTAGATGAAGCTACTTCTTCTGTAGATGCGCACTCAGAGCAAATGATTCAGTTTGCTACCGAAACAATTACAAAAGGCAGAACATCTATAGTAATTGCACACAGATTGGCAACTATAAAGCAGGCAGATAAAATTATTGTTATGGACAAAGGTTTGATTGTAGAGCAAGGAACACACCAAGAACTCATAGAGAGAGAAAAGGGATATTATAAAAACTTATATGACAAGCAGTTTAGTTTAGAGGTTGCCTCATAA
- the folP gene encoding dihydropteroate synthase, which produces MTINCKGTLIDVSSPKVMGILNITPDSFFDGGKYKDEKAILTQAEKMLKEGATFIDVGAYSSRPGAAHISEQEEMRRIIPVVELLIKNFNNIILSIDTFRSSVASKTIEAGAAIINDISGGKMDAKMFETVAHFQVPYILMHMLGTPQNMQNNPNYSNVTTDIICFFSEQIYQLRALKLNDIIIDVGFGFGKTTSHNFELLKNLSLFKSLETPVLAGISRKSMLYKTLNITAKEALNATTSANTIALLNGANILRVHDVKEAAEAIKIVAQINT; this is translated from the coding sequence ATGACGATTAATTGTAAAGGAACTTTAATAGATGTATCATCACCAAAAGTTATGGGTATTTTAAACATTACTCCCGATTCTTTTTTTGATGGTGGTAAATACAAAGACGAAAAAGCAATTCTTACACAAGCAGAAAAGATGCTAAAAGAAGGAGCTACTTTTATTGATGTTGGCGCCTATTCTTCTCGACCAGGTGCTGCTCATATTTCTGAACAAGAGGAAATGCGAAGAATAATACCTGTTGTAGAACTTTTAATAAAAAATTTTAACAATATTATTCTTTCTATAGACACATTTAGAAGTAGTGTTGCCTCGAAAACTATAGAGGCAGGTGCTGCTATAATAAACGATATTTCTGGCGGAAAAATGGATGCTAAAATGTTTGAAACCGTTGCTCATTTTCAAGTACCTTATATTTTGATGCACATGTTAGGAACACCTCAAAACATGCAAAATAATCCGAATTATTCAAATGTAACAACAGACATTATTTGCTTTTTTTCAGAGCAAATTTATCAATTACGTGCTCTAAAATTAAATGACATTATTATTGATGTTGGCTTTGGATTTGGTAAAACGACATCTCATAATTTTGAGCTTTTAAAAAACTTATCATTATTTAAAAGTTTAGAAACACCAGTTTTGGCTGGTATTTCAAGAAAGTCGATGCTATATAAAACATTAAACATTACTGCCAAAGAAGCACTAAACGCTACTACTTCGGCAAATACTATCGCTCTTTTAAATGGTGCAAATATTTTACGTGTGCACGATGTAAAAGAAGCTGCAGAAGCCATAAAAATTGTAGCACAAATAAATACTTAA